In Podarcis muralis chromosome 7, rPodMur119.hap1.1, whole genome shotgun sequence, the genomic stretch CTGAGATTTAGTTCTTCGACACAACAAAATGCCGAAAAGAAAATGTAAATTTTCTGTTGGGCTACAGAAGAAGTATACCTGTTTTAGAAGAGGTAGAGATGATTTTGAAGGTGAATGCATGATATGTAAACCGGGTACATTTGTCTCTGTGGCAAATAAAGGAGGACGTGACTTGCAATCACACGTGGAGTCCgaaaaacacaaaaaagcaatTCGAGGCGAAGCTTCCTCAGCACAATTAACAGACTTTTTCATAAAACCATGTAGCAAATTGGAAGATGAAGTAACTGCAGCTGAAGGAACTTTTGCTTTTCACACTGTTAAGCACCACAACAGTTATAATGTGATGGCGTGCACATCAGGCCTACTGAAGACGACATTCCCGGATTCCAATATCGCAAGGAAGTTTTCAAGTGCAAAAACCAAGACAGAAGCAATTGTAAATTCTGTCTTGGCACCCGATTGTTtggaaaatgttttgaaaagcaTTGAAGAAAATGACGTATGTTATTGTGGAGTTTCTACTGATGGGAGTAACCATGGTTCAGTAAAGGTGTTTCCAATAGTTATTCAGTATTTTGACTGGAAAAGTGGTGGTTTGCAGTCCAAAATAATTGAAATGCAAAGCCAACCCAATGAGACTGCAGATACAATCTTGTCATACGTGAAGGAAACTCTTGAAAGTAAAGGACTGCTAAAGAAATGCATAGCATTCATAGGTGACAACTGCAACACAATGTTTGGAGGGATACGATGGGATTCAGAAGGAAGAAATGTGTTTGCAAAGTTGAACAATGAGCTAGATAACAAAACTTTAATTGGTGTGGGATGTCCAGGACACATTTTGAATAATTGTGTTCATCAGGCAGCAGAAACTTTGGACATTGATGTTGAGAGCATCATTTTCAAGATATACCAGTACTTTCACATCTATACAGTCCGAACGGAGCAGTTAAAGGAGTACTGTGAATTTGTAGATACTGAATACAAAAAGCTGCTATCTCATAGCAAGACAAGGTGGTTGTCATTATTTCCAGGCGTCAATAGACTCATTCGCGTGTTTCCAGCTGTCAAGGCATTTTTTCTCTCTCAGAATAATCCACCAACAGTGTTAAAAAGGTTTTTTGAGCACGCGTTTAGTGaggtttatttattgcacttgcaGTCTCTCATGAGTATGTTTCACTCATATATTTTAGAACTCGAAAGGGAAAATAATTCAGTTGTAGAGGTTCTGAAAGTTCTGCTTTGTGTTCAGAACGTGCTCAATGAACATAAAAGCAACAACTTTATGTCCCTCAAAGTTAAGAGCCTTCTAGAAGAAAAGCGTAAGGAGGGTCTTGGTGCAGAGTGTAACAGATTCTATGCAGATGTAAATAGCTTATATGACAGCTGCATAGAATATCTGGGAAAATGGATGGAGTCCATGAAAGAGTTTTCATGCTTCATGTGGATGTCTCTTAGTGAGCCACTTGAGTGGGATAAGGTAGAACTTTCCATAAAATTTCTCCTGGACAGGGATGTTTCCATAGATGATGTGAAGTGCTTTGATCAATTCTGCAACCTCAAGAAGTTTGTGGATCAATACAAAGGTGATGATAAGTTCATTAATCTTCAGGCACATCAGAAGTGGACCAAGTACTTTGAGACTTCCCAAAACATGTGCCACTCAGAACTTTTGAAGATTGCACagtttttttttgctgttgcatcacatgATAATGCAAATATGGAACACATTTTCTCTTTGATGCAGAGTTGGTGGAGCAAAGAAAGAGGCCACTTATCCTTGGAATCACTGCGGAGTATATTGCTAGTACAATATAATTATAAGCACTTTACTTGCAAGGAATTTCATGCTTATCTCTTACGCAATAAGCAGTTGTTGAATAAGATAAGATCTACAGAGAAATATGCTTGGGCCAGACAACATCAGAAAGAAGAACAAAGTGCATTTGAAAGTGACATACCATAAGGTAATTAAAAGTAGAAGttagcaaatgtgtcctcttttttgttcttcaaaatatggcaaccttagtcTGGAATTGAGAGGGGTGTTATGCACTGTTGACACTAAATAAATGTTTTGTAATGACAGTATATGGTGAATGCTAATGTATAAGTTTGCTTGAAGACAGAGATGCATTATTAAACAGTCTGTCTCCCCACACTGCCTCATATTTAAATAAAGCATTGCAATTATGTATTTGTTCCCCATCTCTCAGCCTTAgttcccaaggcagcttacaatgacATTTAAAAATCCATCCAAGAAATGAAAGGGCCCCTGAGCAAATGAATGGGGAGGGCACAGGAGGGTGACACAGCCAAGAGGAGCCTTGGGGCAGAGCAGCAGTCCCCTAGGATTGCTATCAGCCAGATAAGTCACTAAAGTGTAGTGCCAGTTCCCTCCCTTCAAAACATATTAGTATTAAAAGCTGAAAAGCTATAGGAGAGCCAATATACTCGCACGCACCCTCCACTGGTATAGACCATCTAGCAGGACCATCAAGACATTTTCAATCCCAAATCTGGGTCAGAATCAATTTTATAGCAAATGTGGTTATAGTATGAACAAGAATTGagaaaaaattattttaagacaCAGTTTGCCAGTCTGACTTGCACTGCCACAATGATGTCTCCCAGCCCACATAAAGCCCCTGAACTCCTGGCTCACTGCCCCCTTGATCATGAGATGATGAGGTTCCTTACCACcttctcccttgaaaagtacttagaactgaaggaggcagttgGACATCCGTTTCCCACACGATGTGCTctcaaggctcagattaattctactggaCCCAACTTTTGCACAAATCCCTTGGAAAAGTTAAGTGAGTACATGCACACTTTCTCTTGCACACCCCTGGTATCTATGATGTTAACTGtcgtagttacaggtaggtagccgtgttggtctgccatagtcgaaacaaaaaatccttccagtagcaccttagagaccaactaagttattggtatgagctttcgtgtgcatgcacacttcttcagatacactgaaacagaagtcaccagacccttatatagagtgagagggtggggaggggtattactcagaagggtggtaggAATTgcagtcaacaggtttaccacacctatcagccaatcacccattcccgccacccttctgagtaataccctccccaccctctcactatatataagggtctggtaacttatgtttcagtgtatctcaagaagtgtgcatgcacatgaaagctcataccagtaacaaacgtggtctctactggaaggaattttttttattttgttaactgTCCTGTTTACCCATtcccatatttgtgtgtgtgtcactgtATTAAACTAGCAAGTATCAGTTGTCTCACATACACAGTCCCATTGAGGTCTGCACCCCTTTCCGCCTCCTGGATCCCACCACCACAGCCCACCTCTGTGATGTGATCCTCAGATGTACATTCCAAAGTAGAGAGCATTCCAATGCTACATCTTTATTGTAAGAACATCCATAAGATAAGCATTTGAGTCGAAGATTGCACAAAACCAGCATGTGGTTGTTTAAGGATCTCACACACACGCATATCTAGGAAAAGCCTTGCCGGGTCTTTGTGTTACCACAGTCTTTTCTCAGGTGAAACAAAGTTTCTTCAAGCCGGATGGAAAGGAGGCTTTCTTGTCACTTCTTCCTGTGAGTCACCAGCAGAACACTGAATTGTGTGGGCCTTCTGTAGTTTGTCAGTATTCTCAACCTACTTGATGCATAAAGAattagaaattaaaaaacaaggctAGTGCTGTCTccataaaatattgaaataagcATCCAGAGGGCATTGGAAGGAAGGTTGGACTGGGGTGCAAGTGCTGGAGTAGGAGGGCTGTAGGAAgagaacagggatgggggactTGTGGTgccccaggtgttgctggactacaactcccatcatccctgaccattgggccatgctgccTGCAGGGGACAATGAGACTTGGGAGCCCTGCAAGATGTGGAGGGCCACTGATgtaccccacccctgccttagaaaAAGGTAACACGTGCAAGAATAAATGGTATTTTGTGCTCAAGTGATTAACCACCTTTTCTAAGGTGAAGGGGTTAAACTATGGATATGTTTTTTTTCTGTGAAAGGTGCTGCAGACAACATGCACATTTCTCTGAGACAGCTACTTTACTTTCCGGCTACTTTaccttcctgcattgcaaagcttCACTTTTGGGCACAACTTCCTCTTCTACAGTCTCTGCAGCTTTCTGGAAAAACGGGGAGATAGAATTGAAGAGGCCCAGGAGGATTCACAACACACACAGCTGGAGAAGTGCTTTGTTGCTCCATACAGCAGTAAGTCCCAGTGAAgaaaatgggacttgcttctgtgtaGAGGGCTGTACAGTAAGTTGGCCACAGCCACAAAGCCAGTTGCTTTTTAGAATCGTGGCCACAATTGGAATGTAAAATTTAACAACAGGCTCCTTGTGTGAGGATGGTGATCTAAAAAAGCTTTCAGCTTTCAAGTCAATGGCAAAGAGACTCCAACCCAATATTCAGAGTTCTCCATAACTCCTCCCCCCGACACATTTTGAGAGTGAATTCTTCCTGCTGAAGTTTCGACACCCACTGGGATTCTTTGCAGTGGTGACAGTTTCCATTCATAAAATCAATCCAGAAGGTGTTGACCTAAAGAGAGGCCCACATAACCCCCTCATACCTGGTCAAGAGGCAATTCCACCTGCGTGTTTTCATCATCTCTGATTTCCTGGGCATTCTGTATCTCTTCCCTTACACCTTTTCTTTTGTAAACACTTCCTTCATCTGtaggaaaataaaacattttgagaAAACGTTCTTTCGTATCCTGGGGCATCCTTACCAGAGGAAATGGGATTGCGAAGGCAGCCTACCCAAATGGCCTGCAAGTCTGAAGTCTTCTTCACTTTGGGGGAATCCTATGACCTTTCCCCTTAAAATTAGGAGCACCCTTTCATTTCACCCAAGAGGTACTTATGAATAACACAGCTACGTCATATTCCAGAGAAGTTTTCAGCATCTCTCACACATGATGGGATTCACTATGACAAAACACAGTTCTTGCCACCAGCtgaggacaaattcatggaagacaggAAGACTGAACCTTCAGGGGGCACAGCCTAAATTTAAATCAAGCTGGCTCAACCCGAGACCTTGCACAACCTTCACAGCACACACACCGGTCATACTACATGCGGTTGGGCTTTATGTGAATTCTACCATCTTTATTACTACTGTAtgaaggataaaggtaaagggacccgtgaccattagtccagtcgtgactgactctggggttgcggcgctcatctcgccttattggccgagggagctggcgtacagcttccaggtcatggggccagcatgaccaagccgcttctggtgaaccagagcagcgcacggaaaaactctaccttcccgctggagcggtccctatttatctacttgcactttgacgtgctttcaaactgctaggttggcaggagcagggaccgagtaacgggagctcaccccgtcgcagggattcgaaccgccaaccttctgatcggcaagtcctaggctcttgcCTAGgcaaacccacagcgccacctgcgtccctgtattAAGGATACTACAATCCATATTAAACCAACCAATGAAGACATTTGGTTGGCCTGAACTCATAGGgatttgagttttgtttttttaatgaccaATGAGGCTATCTTTGTGTTATGTGcgacattcattcatttataacaTTTGTACTCTGCTCTTCAGcccaaaaggctcccagagtggcttacatgcaATCAAAACAAGACAGGCTTATCAGCTAAAAATCACACAGCACGCAAGGGAAAAGgaacagggaggggagaggaaaataaaaaacTCGGGCACTACACAGCTGTTCCTATATTGACCAGCTGGCACAATTCAGGGGCAGGTGGGGCCTGATGGAAATGATCCTCCAGCAAAGCTGATTACACTAGCCCTcttgcttcccatctctcccccTGAGGCAgcctgagagaatggctgccccCAGGATGACAgttgaggggaggaagaggaggaggtctgGTGGGGCTGGCTTAGCTGACAGAGATTCCAAGCAAGAaaacctccttttcctttttacctTGGTCAGAATTCTGGTTTGAGTTCCTCCTGATACGCCCGACCTGGCCCGGCTTGGCGTGGAAGATGGAGTCTGCCTCCTTGCGCAGGTGCTTCCTGCCTTTCCGCGTCACCGCGGAAAGATTCTGTCTGCTCTCCTTCTGCACAATCCCTGTGGACTGCACTCTCCGAAGGTTCAGCTGCAAGTGTGATACAATTTTATCATTCTCAGGAGAAATTTATTTCTAGGAGTGGTGCCTTATTTGAGCTGGGAGCCCCACCATCTCCACATTTATGAGTGCTGATGCTCAGGTGAGATGTTTCTTCACAATCACACAAGTTGTCATGGTTGTCACTTGTGAGCTCCTACACTCACATTTCACTGCTGACACAACTAggctctttccaccaaaaaaagaaagctagtgtggtgtagttgttagagtgtgggactaggacccaggagactaGGGCTCAAATCCCCCTcggccactgggtgaccttgagccagtcatagCTTCCcaggctaacctacctcccagagttgtgaggataacagtggggaagagaaccatgtgtgcTACCTTGTCACTTTTGAGCTGGCCATCGGGGTTGAGGGAGAAGCAGGGCTGTTTCCACACAATGATTGCTAAGGTGGAAGACACACCACAGGATGACTTATCCCACTCCAtattctcatgctgaagcaaactTGGGGAAAGGGACCCCACAAAATAAAATGGCAGACTTGGGTAGCCAGAGAACAAGTGCTTTCAGCACATCCATCATTTGTCATCACTCTCTAATTCTAGAGGGTGGACTCAATGGCAACCTCATGGAGATTCATCCACTTTGAAAATGCACCATCTCAAATCGGGGTGTGGAGTCTTCCTGGCCCTCACAGGGTCATTACGATGCTAGCTGCTTGGGGGCTGCAGCAAGAGGAGCTTGGGCAGGCCGATGCTTGGCAAAGCAGCATTCTGGAGGGATTGGCTGTGCAACCATGGGTTGAGTTCACCTGCTGATGGGCAATGAACCATGATCAAGGCCCCACAGGGAATTTGGTCATGCAGATGATCTACCTACGTCTATACCGGATGTTACATTTGCAGAGCTAAGCAGGATCCAGTATGGTTTAAAACTGGATGAAAGAccacgtgttgagattcctgcattgcaggggactggactatcTTAGTCCtttggggtaccttccagctctgcaattctatgagtctattattctatatgacatcaggtatggggaagatgggtgtggtttggggaaaacagtcTCACAGGCCAAACTGGAACCCACACAGGGCCAAATCTGGAGATTGCTCACCCCTATCTTAAATGGTTCAAACATTTATGTCCCAAAAGGCATATCAAGAGCTACCATTTGCTTTTCTTGGGGGGGCAGATAGAAGTATTTAATGATGGAAGGGAGAGatacatacaataaaaacatgtttttaaaaatatgacatCAATGAATTTTTAAGGCTGCACAAACCTTAGGGGGTCTTTGTTAAGTTCTTTGCAGTAATATTATTTGTGCACTTTTACTGATGACCATGTAATCACAAGCTCCCTTTTTCAGTCAACACGAAAGAGAAGCGTGAGGAGGCGCCCCCATTTCCCCAGAGCTGCTGTTTGTGTTTCTCTACCTGTTGTGGCGGTTCAAGGAGTGCTGAGTCACTGGACCCCTCTAGCGGAGCCAGGTGGAGCTTAGCTAACTGGAAAAAAAGAAGATATAAAATTCCCACCAGGGTAATTGTGAATAAATCAAATTAATTGTTAACTTAACCCAAGGctgcttcattttaaaaagacaggCAGACCCAAAGGGCTGGAATTCCGAGTAGAGGAACCAAAGCCTATCTACATTTCAATTGGGTTTTGAGCCGTGGCAATGGAAAGGGCAGACTTTTGTGGCACAACATCAATAAATCCTATGCACTGAGATTTAGCAATGTGAGATTTTAGCTTCCCTGGGATCTCTTTTACTTGGGATCTACTGGGATCTACCATTACTGAAATGGGGGTGGACCAGCCCAATACATCACACAGGGAAGCAAGCGTTTTGCAGAAATCACACTATTTTTGAAGAATCTAACATCTTCAGATGGTCACTggaaacccttttttaaaaatggatttttccCAGAAAGGGAAAATCTAGAATACAATATTTTTCTCATAAAATATCGTGAGAAAAAACATGGGCTGGCCATTCTGCATGAGCACCACCAAACCCACCAGATGACACACCGATCCACCTGGAAGTCTTGTCCCCGCCCTTCccccttcaaccagcagaatccctGGTCAGCACCATCCCTGGGGAAGTCAGCAAAACTTACCCCTCGATTGTGGCTCATTCGTCTGCTATTTGAGTGGTCCCTGTAATCATAGAAGCAGGAAATTCACTGCGGCCCACACCCGGATAAGTTTAGTTAGGGAAAGAGGGTCTGGACAggtaagatttattttaaaataataattcttataGTGCTAAAAAGTTGCCTTTGGTACATTGTTATATCTGCTATTATGTTGTTTTACTATGTAATTAGGACATTGTTTTTGCACTGTTTGATTGTGAAATGCATTCCTGTTTCCTTGGTTGTAAGAGCTTAATTAGTTTTGTAGAAAAGCGGCCTACAGATACGACTAtgaatgatttttattttgttttaaagggctatgtttggaacaagagggaCTGAACAAGTTTTAGCAGCATGAACACAACCACGAAGGAGTGGGGAGGGGCTGGTGTTTACAGACTTGTAGCCATCTAAGGAGTGGCACTTGAACCAGCCCCCAGTGACTTCAGCCACCTACCGAGTTGGCTGGTGTGTTATCTTTGGGGGCACCAGCAATTCGAAGTAGGGCAGGTCTTTGTACTTCTCCAGGCCCACTGCCACGTAGTAGTTGCCGCTCACCAGATCTTCACCAGTGGAGACGGCATCGCCATTGAGCTTGCAGAGCCTGGCCAGAGACAGAAAAGCAAATATCTACAACAGGCAGGGAAAACTAAACGGGCAACGAGATTGAGGATGGAGAGAAAGTTCTATATTtgaatggggaagggccatagctcagtggtgcagcacctgcttcgcatgcagaaaacaacctttgcatgggagagccactgccagtcagtgtgggcaatactgagctagatgggctaaTGGTCTGCCCATCTGAAAGTAGGTTCCTGAAACTTCACTATAAATCTGAAGTGAAACTAGCAAACCAAAATGCTTACAAAGCCTTGAGAACAGACTTTGCACCTTTCTGCATTACTgtaaaacaataataatgatgaattGGTATTCTATTCAAACATTAAACCTACAAAACAATGTGGGTTTAAATGTCACTGTCTTCCCTTGGGAATTGTGTTGACAGCCTGGGAGTTTGAGCAGAATTGCCAAATTATAGTTCCCTGAATTCCTTGGGAGGAAAACCATGCCAGTGATGCCAATATAAAACAGAGTGCAGCTCTCTTCCTACAGACCACGTAGTTGCTTGTAACCCCCCAGTCAACAAACCTTGTTGCACATATTCCTAGGAATGGGCACTTTCAGAGGAAGAATCTAGCAATGccaattacttttatttatttatggcatttatatcccacctctcctTCAAGCTCAAGGCGGgattcttccccattttatccttataacaaccctgtgaggtgggttgggCAGAggcccacccagtgagcttcatgactgagtaggggtttgaaccttggtctcccacaTCATcatccaatgctctaaccactacacctttGGAAAGGCAGCCCCATACTGCAAGCATCTCATTCCCAGCTGGTTTTTCTACTTGTAAACTACTTAAAAGTCTGTTTTGGCATTAAACAACATATAAATAGCCAGTGTTCCAGAATTCAATAAATCCCACATAGAGGTGCCTCCTAGAAGACAAAAACCTTTGGGTCCATTTCCCAAAGAATCTCGTTACTGGAAAGTGAAAGGCAGGCAAAAGGGGTGGAGCTTGTTCAAAGTACTCACCTTCTAACAGCCCCAGTCCGCAGGTTCGCCTTGATTGACAAGATGGACAGGACGGCGCTCCACTCCTGCAGGGTGCTCTTGTTGAGGATCAGGCGGAAGGGGGGGCTTAGCAGGTCCCCGTTGCGGAAAACACTTCAACAGAGAAGCAAAGGGACAGGCTGCATGGGGCATGGTTTCCATAGTCACCTGTATGTGTAAGCTCTCCATTCCTTTGGGAAGGGGCGTGGCTCTGTGGCATGGTTGCATATGGAAGGTCCCAATTGAAACCCCAGTGGcacctggtagggctgggagagaacctggcctgaaactttggagaaccactgccagtcactgtagacaatgctgagcaagATGAACCAGTGTATGAATGGTATACACTGATGGTATACAATGACGACCACCAAATCCACCAACTACATACTACAAGACACCTAATGCCACTGTTGCTTCAGGAACCTCCAAGCCGCCTTGCATCCAACAGGCACTCaattcagatttatacatttttgctaaccaCACAAGCTAAAAGCAGCACGAAGCCCTTGTGCCAAGAAGTTTACCCCTATAACAGTCAAGAAACATGGCTTGAACCAGGCCTGGAGTGAGTAACGGGGCATGTTTTGCCTTCAGCACCCTTTCCTAATAATCCCTGcactccccccaccaccactgtcCAAAGAACATTTCTTTTAGTTCTCTACTGCTCCAAAGGGGAAATTGTCAGAAGCAGCCAGGGAGTCACTCACTGTATAATGCAGGGCAAGTTCGCCTGCTTCCTCCAATGTGTCGAAACAGGCATCTTCTGGGGAATAACTGGGTAGCTCTGAAGACCAGAAACACCAAAATTGTTATTGACAACAAGAGATCTCCAGCCGTGCTCTTGGTGCTCTGCAGATAAGCATAAACAGAAAAGAGAGACCAACAGGGGTCTCTGCCCCAGCAACCTTACAATCTGATTTTTGGAAGACcagaagaggggagggaggaCCAAGTCTGACAAGCGACGGACATCAGAAGACCGAGACAGCCCAGGAAAGCCTGACAGGTTTATGCATTCTAAAGTTCAAACTCAGAATTTGAAACCAGACAGCCAATAACAGGTTAAATGGGCTGCTGCCCTCCCCGCTAAGCCCAGAACTATGGCACACAGCAGTAAGTCATTGTGGCCTTGGCAGGCCTGTTCCTAAGAGGCACTGCTAAGACAACGTCTTTCTGTTGTCATCAACACAGAAAGAAGCCTCTTTCACAATGGCTTGCTGAGTGCACATCCTGCTGCTATAGTGACTAAAGCTTTACTGTATATAcacacagctcagttggtagagcatgaaactcttgatctcagggtcatgggttcgagccccaagttgggcaaaagattcctgcattaaagggggttggactagatgacccacgtggttcccttccaactcttacaatTGTATGATTTTTAGTCTTGTAAGGTGGATGGGACTAACTCAAGGGGTTCCACTCAGCCTGAGGAAGATTCAGACCTTCCTCTGCAGATTTACTCTTCAGAGGTTAACCTATATAATTCATATCACCATCTTCATTGAGTGGACCATTCTGTACCCCTCCACTGCTTGCCTTTCAACCTAAGTAGAATCACAACAGTGATAGATAGTTCATGGTCTTGTTGCTATATTTAAGAGAAAAATCAGTGGGTGGGTGGATAACTTACTTGCATCAGCCACCAGGCATTACAATTTGTGTACAAACAcacgcattattattattattattattattattattattatttgtaccccacccatctgaccggt encodes the following:
- the DCDC2B gene encoding doublecortin domain-containing protein 2B isoform X1, translating into MSSGTVAVAPVAKNVMVYRNGDPFFHGRKFVVSHRRFLTFEAFLNEVTSTIHAPTAIRSIYTPRHGHRVSDLGELQNGCQYVAGGFERFKRLDYLNPGMKQLNGNQKKDRVQSYPVIPQKMPVSTHWRKQANLPCIIHVFRNGDLLSPPFRLILNKSTLQEWSAVLSILSIKANLRTGAVRRLCKLNGDAVSTGEDLVSGNYYVAVGLEKYKDLPYFELLVPPKITHQPTRDHSNSRRMSHNRGLAKLHLAPLEGSSDSALLEPPQQLNLRRVQSTGIVQKESRQNLSAVTRKGRKHLRKEADSIFHAKPGQVGRIRRNSNQNSDQDEGSVYKRKGVREEIQNAQEIRDDENTQVELPLDQKAAETVEEEVVPKSEALQCRKVENTDKLQKAHTIQCSAGDSQEEVTRKPPFHPA
- the DCDC2B gene encoding doublecortin domain-containing protein 2B isoform X2 produces the protein MSSGTVAVAPVAKNVMVYRNGDPFFHGRKFVVSHRRFLTFEAFLNEVTSTIHAPTAIRSIYTPRHGHRVSDLGELQNGCQYVAGGFERFKRLDYLNPGMKQLNGNQKKDRVQSYPVIPQKMPVSTHWRKQANLPCIIHVFRNGDLLSPPFRLILNKSTLQEWSAVLSILSIKANLRTGAVRRLCKLNGDAVSTGEDLVSGNYYVAVGLEKYKDLPYFELLVPPKITHQPTRDHSNSRRMSHNRGLAKLHLAPLEGSSDSALLEPPQQLNLRRVQSTGIVQKESRQNLSAVTRKGRKHLRKEADSIFHAKPGQVGRIRRNSNQNSDQDEGSVYKRKGVREEIQNAQEIRDDENTQVELPLDQKAAETVEEEVVPKSEALQCRK